Proteins encoded within one genomic window of Jiangella mangrovi:
- a CDS encoding NEW3 domain-containing protein, with protein MGMLVGAAVLPPVLGAFGQPAHAAPATTADDPTVLTDALRRTEKPNLAFRQVAQLSNDNYRVTFHEATWDGGRSYVRDLELRTDDGWVAVTDPERRFDEQWVVLTGTERPSPRYYYSSATSNWVAFDGLRQLGPRTVELTSALPGVCDLTVRWSLDREHPEIHHTVTAQQAGHFIVGYQSLDTGTPDDAEEVLCGIRQHARVIGSPEALSSWELFAPMSLVQRTIAGRTVTSGVYIPSDVIAYEHERDLGPYRQPFGMSLLNDEAHVQPVAYAPQAGDRSLLEPGQSLGYAFGVQAHAGVLYDAYVALCRGEYGLTAYRENVYDTSLTQTAFNIMNLVGIEPDGDDSETFVPSFSGWWNRAKGFADSENDQAVRTAVAGVLLSANYLLSPPDRAGDFYDRRARQMMEYHVSRRSHGHTPIIGRDVYNDSSATVYGLGGVAVDANTLVPLYRQTRGQNAALHKLALDTIKAPPFRDTRTPWNNALQAYVLTGDEGWLAEAKALARRYLRDQILTPYSNNQGDGVFVFTYSRHWLELFVMYELTGERDFLDAAYREVQRFVTQTMVRPVPDGTIEAPTPYMINMQFDDWNGHLLPDYPLDDIEAEEVPAWYVSTTGQTIEQLITYRIQEPKPHPGGGMVLNNIWAPFLLRLAHDAGDDFLADFAHNLVIGRFTNYPGYYNRQFSAQHLKPDFPLVGPPGESCIYYHHAPAQLGLTLDYLFSEHYVRSNGRISFPRQFECDFVFFKFSTYGHEPGTFFGEDGVWPYLPEGIVDVDHPQLNWLTGVGNDSLYLSLTNSRDAQVAATVTFDQQLTGIDPRKRYDVQVLMDNGRWKHYRLADGRLPVTVSARGHTVAIVRGAGRPAPWHWLPESEDRGAVSYAFDDALPGAEGGLTRGMLLVRPDRSAVDAYVQSDSVEAATLAYWVNGGPEQTIADKPYPNEWTVPLSALTDTFAYEVRTPSATSQRRTLRLPSSLTGVASAGAGAFGALSAQATASPGDELTVGVRLTAAPAAGLAGVSVAIDVPAGWTATPAEPVADTVAAGESVTGTFTVTVPADAAFAVPHTLAATATWSGGGSAELEPVTVELVDPVRLTAITPSPAVVPEPGGSIDLRIAVLNRGPLPVTRTVTITGQFHWSFSETVFEVEVPPRSEIEHVVRATTRPTIPTEQTHFVSANLDGRPKVTISLRVEDPDIFTITNNDYPPRYDQTGSWLISGLAGADGAASRYSPEGVAGGTATWTPDLPEAGTYAVDVWYPSNFETATNAVYVVTHLGGETEFVVNQQEQPRAWRELGSFEFAAGMGGNVRIEVRDASTGYTRLSGARFRRL; from the coding sequence CGAGGCCACCTGGGACGGCGGGCGCAGCTACGTCCGCGACCTCGAGCTCCGGACGGACGACGGCTGGGTCGCCGTCACCGACCCGGAGCGCCGCTTCGACGAGCAGTGGGTGGTGCTCACCGGCACCGAGCGGCCCAGCCCGCGCTACTACTACAGCTCCGCGACGTCGAACTGGGTCGCCTTCGACGGCCTGCGCCAGCTCGGCCCGCGCACCGTCGAGCTCACGTCGGCCCTGCCCGGGGTCTGCGACCTCACGGTGCGCTGGTCGCTGGACCGGGAGCACCCGGAGATCCACCACACCGTCACCGCCCAGCAGGCCGGGCACTTCATCGTCGGCTACCAGAGCCTCGACACCGGCACCCCCGACGACGCCGAGGAGGTGCTGTGCGGGATCCGCCAGCACGCCCGCGTCATCGGCAGCCCCGAGGCGCTGAGCAGCTGGGAGCTGTTCGCCCCGATGAGCCTGGTGCAGCGGACCATCGCCGGGCGGACCGTCACGTCCGGCGTCTACATCCCAAGCGACGTCATCGCCTACGAGCACGAGCGCGATCTCGGCCCCTACCGGCAGCCGTTCGGGATGAGCCTGCTCAACGACGAGGCGCACGTGCAGCCCGTCGCCTACGCGCCGCAGGCCGGCGACCGGTCGCTGCTCGAGCCGGGCCAGAGCCTCGGCTACGCGTTCGGCGTGCAGGCGCACGCGGGCGTCCTCTACGACGCCTACGTGGCGTTGTGCCGTGGCGAGTACGGCCTGACGGCGTACCGCGAGAACGTGTACGACACCTCGCTGACGCAGACCGCGTTCAACATCATGAACCTGGTCGGCATCGAGCCCGACGGCGACGACAGCGAGACGTTCGTGCCGTCGTTCTCCGGCTGGTGGAACCGGGCCAAGGGCTTCGCCGACTCCGAGAACGACCAGGCCGTGCGGACCGCCGTCGCCGGCGTTCTGTTGTCGGCGAACTACCTGCTCTCGCCGCCGGACCGGGCCGGCGACTTCTACGACCGCCGGGCCCGGCAGATGATGGAGTACCACGTCTCGCGGCGCAGCCACGGGCACACGCCGATCATCGGCCGCGACGTCTACAACGACTCGTCGGCGACGGTGTACGGGCTGGGCGGTGTCGCCGTCGACGCCAACACGCTCGTCCCGCTGTACCGGCAGACCCGCGGGCAGAACGCGGCGCTGCACAAGCTGGCGCTCGACACCATCAAGGCGCCGCCGTTCCGCGACACCCGCACGCCGTGGAACAACGCCCTGCAGGCCTACGTGCTGACCGGCGACGAGGGCTGGCTGGCCGAGGCGAAGGCGCTGGCACGGCGCTACCTGCGCGACCAGATCCTGACCCCGTACTCCAACAACCAGGGCGACGGCGTCTTCGTCTTCACCTACTCGCGGCACTGGCTCGAGCTGTTCGTCATGTACGAGCTGACCGGCGAGCGCGACTTCCTCGACGCCGCCTACCGCGAGGTGCAGCGCTTCGTCACCCAGACGATGGTGCGCCCGGTGCCCGACGGCACCATCGAGGCGCCGACGCCGTACATGATCAACATGCAGTTCGACGACTGGAACGGCCACCTGCTGCCGGACTACCCGCTCGACGACATCGAGGCGGAGGAGGTGCCGGCCTGGTACGTCTCCACGACCGGCCAGACCATCGAGCAGCTGATCACGTACCGCATCCAGGAGCCGAAGCCGCACCCCGGCGGAGGCATGGTGCTCAACAACATCTGGGCGCCGTTCCTGCTGCGCCTGGCGCACGATGCCGGCGACGACTTCCTGGCCGACTTCGCGCACAACCTCGTCATCGGCCGCTTCACCAACTACCCCGGCTACTACAACCGGCAGTTCAGCGCCCAGCACCTGAAGCCGGACTTCCCGCTGGTCGGCCCGCCCGGCGAGAGCTGCATCTACTACCACCACGCGCCGGCCCAGCTCGGCCTGACGCTGGACTACCTGTTCAGCGAGCACTACGTCCGCTCGAACGGGCGCATCAGCTTCCCGCGCCAGTTCGAGTGCGACTTCGTGTTCTTCAAGTTCAGCACCTACGGCCACGAGCCCGGCACGTTCTTCGGCGAGGACGGCGTCTGGCCGTACCTCCCCGAGGGCATCGTCGACGTCGACCACCCGCAGCTGAACTGGCTGACCGGCGTCGGCAACGACTCGCTGTACCTGTCGCTGACGAACTCGCGCGACGCCCAGGTGGCGGCCACCGTGACGTTCGACCAGCAGCTCACCGGCATCGACCCCCGCAAGCGCTACGACGTCCAGGTGCTCATGGACAACGGGCGCTGGAAGCACTACCGGCTGGCGGACGGGAGGCTGCCGGTGACGGTGTCGGCGCGGGGCCACACGGTGGCGATCGTCCGCGGCGCCGGCCGGCCCGCTCCGTGGCACTGGCTGCCGGAGTCGGAGGACCGCGGCGCCGTCAGCTACGCGTTCGACGACGCACTGCCCGGCGCCGAGGGCGGCCTCACCCGCGGCATGCTGCTGGTCCGCCCGGACCGCTCGGCCGTCGACGCCTACGTGCAGAGCGACTCCGTCGAGGCGGCGACGCTCGCGTACTGGGTCAACGGCGGGCCGGAGCAGACCATCGCGGACAAGCCGTACCCGAACGAGTGGACGGTCCCGCTGTCGGCCCTGACCGACACGTTCGCCTACGAGGTGCGCACGCCGTCGGCGACGTCGCAGCGCCGCACGCTGCGGCTGCCGTCGTCGCTCACGGGTGTGGCTTCGGCGGGTGCGGGTGCGTTCGGGGCGCTGTCGGCGCAGGCCACGGCCTCGCCGGGGGACGAGCTGACGGTAGGGGTGCGGCTGACGGCGGCACCGGCGGCCGGGCTGGCGGGCGTGTCGGTGGCGATCGATGTGCCGGCGGGCTGGACGGCGACCCCGGCGGAACCGGTCGCCGACACCGTCGCGGCGGGAGAGTCCGTCACCGGGACGTTCACGGTGACGGTGCCGGCCGACGCCGCGTTCGCGGTGCCGCACACGCTGGCCGCGACGGCGACCTGGTCCGGCGGCGGCTCGGCGGAACTGGAGCCGGTCACCGTCGAGCTGGTCGACCCCGTGCGGCTGACCGCCATCACGCCGTCGCCGGCCGTGGTCCCGGAGCCCGGCGGCTCGATCGACCTGCGCATCGCCGTCCTCAACCGCGGCCCGCTGCCGGTGACCCGGACGGTGACCATCACCGGCCAGTTCCACTGGTCGTTCAGCGAGACGGTGTTCGAGGTCGAGGTACCGCCGCGCTCGGAGATCGAGCACGTCGTCCGGGCCACCACCCGGCCGACCATCCCGACCGAGCAGACGCACTTCGTGTCGGCCAACCTCGACGGCCGGCCCAAGGTGACGATCAGCCTGCGGGTCGAGGACCCGGACATCTTCACCATCACGAACAACGACTACCCGCCGCGCTACGACCAGACCGGCAGCTGGCTGATCAGCGGCCTGGCCGGGGCCGACGGCGCCGCCTCGCGCTACAGCCCCGAGGGCGTCGCCGGCGGCACGGCGACGTGGACGCCAGACCTCCCCGAGGCCGGCACCTACGCCGTCGACGTCTGGTACCCGTCGAACTTCGAGACGGCCACCAACGCCGTCTACGTCGTCACCCACCTGGGCGGCGAGACCGAGTTCGTCGTCAACCAGCAGGAACAGCCGCGTGCCTGGCGCGAGCTGGGCTCGTTCGAGTTCGCGGCGGGCATGGGCGGCAACGTGCGGATCGAGGTCCGCGACGCCAGCACCGGCTACACCCGGCTGAGCGGCGCCCGCTTCCGCCGGCTCTGA